In Paenibacillus sp. 1781tsa1, one DNA window encodes the following:
- a CDS encoding LLM class flavin-dependent oxidoreductase has translation MNRNRQMILNFFMNSTGFHETAWRLPSAEPEGVTSFSLYKKMALIAEQAKFHTVFLADAYELGENMKHQALSRLEPYTLLSALAGVTERIGLVATVSTSYTEPYHTARLFASLDHLSGGRAGWNIVTTGIGNTHLNFGRKENYEHNERYQRALEFVQLTTKLWDSWEDDALKFDKARGLYADVERIHAVRHQSEIFSVEGPLNLPRPPQGYPVLAQAGSSEDGKELAARIGELIYTAQQTLADAQAFYADVKSRVEKYGRHPDDVKIVPGFSVVVGATESEAKEKEAELRESIIPELGLYRLSKRLKVDLSSYPLDGPVPELPDPATINENRSRFELMKNMIESENLTIRQLIERVSGGNGHRTFAGTAEQVADEMEEWFTNGACDGFVIRPQALPSGLEDFARLVIPELQRRGLFHTEYRGNTLRENLGLARPANSFSVRSKRDKGVQLI, from the coding sequence ATGAACAGGAACCGCCAGATGATATTGAATTTTTTCATGAATAGCACAGGCTTTCACGAAACGGCTTGGAGATTGCCTTCGGCTGAGCCAGAAGGCGTCACTTCATTTTCGCTGTACAAAAAAATGGCCCTGATCGCTGAGCAGGCCAAATTCCACACCGTATTTTTGGCCGACGCCTACGAACTTGGAGAGAATATGAAACATCAGGCACTTAGTCGTCTGGAACCGTATACCCTTTTATCCGCATTGGCAGGGGTTACTGAACGAATCGGTCTTGTAGCAACGGTATCCACTTCTTATACAGAGCCTTATCACACGGCCAGACTGTTCGCTTCCCTGGACCATCTAAGCGGCGGCCGGGCGGGCTGGAATATCGTGACAACGGGGATTGGGAACACACATCTTAATTTTGGCCGTAAAGAAAATTATGAGCACAACGAGCGTTACCAGCGTGCCTTGGAGTTTGTTCAGTTAACCACCAAACTATGGGACAGCTGGGAAGACGATGCGCTCAAGTTTGACAAGGCTCGGGGCTTGTATGCGGATGTGGAGCGTATTCATGCGGTGAGGCATCAAAGTGAAATTTTCTCGGTGGAAGGTCCCTTGAATCTGCCGCGTCCACCGCAGGGATACCCGGTTTTGGCCCAGGCAGGTTCTTCGGAGGATGGCAAGGAGCTGGCGGCGCGTATCGGAGAATTGATATACACAGCCCAGCAGACATTGGCAGACGCCCAGGCATTTTATGCCGACGTCAAGTCACGGGTAGAAAAATACGGACGCCATCCGGATGATGTAAAGATCGTTCCGGGATTTAGCGTAGTCGTGGGCGCAACCGAATCGGAAGCAAAAGAAAAAGAGGCCGAGCTGCGGGAGTCCATTATTCCTGAACTGGGATTGTACCGGCTCTCCAAGCGGCTGAAGGTGGATCTGTCTTCTTATCCGCTTGACGGGCCTGTGCCTGAGCTTCCCGATCCTGCAACCATTAATGAAAACCGTAGCCGGTTTGAGTTGATGAAAAATATGATCGAATCCGAAAACCTTACTATCCGTCAGCTGATCGAAAGGGTGTCTGGAGGCAATGGGCACCGCACTTTTGCCGGTACGGCTGAGCAGGTGGCAGACGAAATGGAAGAGTGGTTCACTAACGGGGCATGTGATGGCTTTGTCATCCGGCCGCAGGCACTCCCTTCAGGCCTTGAGGATTTTGCCAGATTGGTAATTCCTGAGCTGCAGCGCAGAGGATTGTTTCACACGGAGTATCGCGGAAATACGCTTCGAGAGAATCTCGGACTTGCCCGTCCGGCCAATTCGTTTTCGGTTCGAAGTAAGCGGGATAAGGGGGTGCAGTTGATATGA
- a CDS encoding ABC transporter ATP-binding protein, protein MPEMLLKVKDLQTSFRTREGVIPAVNRVSFEIGRGETLCIVGESGSGKSVTSLSIIGLLDSPSKVVTGEIKLKGRNLLTLSKREMRKIRGSEISMIFQEPMTSLNPVFTIGSQIAESLRTHTGLKRSEAKARSIELLKIVGIAHPEKAYHYFPHQLSGGMRQRVMIASALSCNPSLLIADEPTTALDVTVQAQILEVIKDLSNKLNTGVILITHDLGIVAEMADRVIVMYAGEIVEEARVEDLFDRPLHPYTSGLLKSLPQIHIDQEELFSIKGTVPNLQELPPGCAFQSRCSFATSRCGTEKPELEWIEAGHKARCFYPLTQGGIR, encoded by the coding sequence CTCCAAACCTCTTTCAGAACCAGGGAGGGGGTCATTCCTGCAGTCAACCGGGTTTCTTTTGAAATAGGGAGAGGTGAAACACTTTGTATTGTCGGTGAATCGGGTTCAGGCAAAAGTGTAACCTCACTGTCGATTATCGGGCTTCTTGATTCACCAAGCAAAGTGGTTACCGGTGAAATCAAGTTAAAAGGGCGCAATCTCCTTACCTTGAGCAAAAGGGAAATGAGGAAAATTCGTGGCAGCGAAATTTCCATGATCTTTCAGGAACCGATGACTTCGCTCAATCCTGTATTTACGATTGGCAGCCAAATTGCAGAGTCACTCCGGACGCATACGGGGTTGAAGCGAAGCGAGGCCAAGGCTAGGAGCATCGAATTATTAAAAATTGTTGGCATTGCACACCCGGAAAAGGCATATCACTATTTTCCCCATCAGCTATCCGGAGGAATGAGGCAGCGAGTGATGATCGCATCCGCATTATCCTGTAATCCAAGTCTGCTCATCGCAGATGAACCTACAACAGCTTTGGATGTTACCGTTCAGGCTCAGATTCTTGAAGTGATCAAAGACCTGAGCAACAAGCTGAATACGGGTGTGATCCTCATAACGCATGATCTTGGGATCGTTGCTGAAATGGCGGATCGGGTCATCGTAATGTATGCAGGGGAAATTGTAGAAGAGGCACGGGTTGAGGATCTGTTCGATCGTCCGCTTCATCCTTATACTTCCGGCCTGTTAAAGTCGCTGCCCCAGATTCATATCGATCAGGAAGAGCTCTTTTCCATCAAGGGCACGGTTCCAAACCTGCAGGAGCTTCCCCCCGGATGCGCCTTTCAGTCTAGATGCTCGTTCGCAACAAGCAGGTGCGGAACAGAGAAACCGGAACTTGAGTGGATTGAGGCAGGTCATAAGGCGAGATGCTTTTATCCGCTGACTCAGGGAGGGATAAGGTGA
- a CDS encoding ABC transporter ATP-binding protein, whose translation MKSALLENHKEPLLKVQGLKKYYPYRTGWMGAKKGHIQAVDDLSFVVHKGETLGIVGESGCGKSTLGQLILQLEEPTEGEVWFADQRLTGMSEKKLGSIRSDLQLIFQDPYSSLNPRLKVRDIIAEPFRIHGLPKGESLGIRVAELMETVGLAKHHLDRYPHEFSGGQRQRISIARALALRPKLIVCDEAVSALDASIQAQILNLLRQLRREQGITFIFIAHGLASVKFVSDKIAVMYLGKIVEMADKNDLFSHPRHPYTQSLLSAIPVSHPRDKKQRIVLQGDVPSPSNPPRGCRFHTRCPIAQEICRNQSPELSELTAGHMVSCHFPL comes from the coding sequence GTGAAAAGTGCATTGCTCGAAAATCATAAAGAACCATTATTGAAGGTACAGGGACTGAAAAAATATTATCCCTACAGAACGGGATGGATGGGTGCAAAGAAGGGGCACATTCAGGCCGTTGACGACCTCAGCTTCGTTGTGCACAAGGGAGAAACGCTTGGCATTGTAGGAGAATCGGGTTGTGGCAAATCGACGTTGGGGCAGCTGATACTTCAATTAGAGGAGCCGACGGAAGGAGAAGTATGGTTTGCGGACCAAAGGCTAACGGGCATGAGCGAGAAGAAGCTTGGCAGCATACGTTCAGACTTGCAATTAATTTTTCAGGACCCCTATTCTTCATTGAATCCAAGGCTTAAGGTCAGGGATATTATTGCAGAGCCGTTTCGTATCCATGGTCTGCCAAAGGGAGAGTCTTTAGGAATCAGAGTTGCGGAATTGATGGAAACGGTTGGTCTGGCTAAGCATCACTTGGATCGGTATCCACATGAATTCAGCGGTGGACAACGGCAACGAATCAGCATTGCCAGAGCGCTGGCATTAAGACCCAAGCTCATCGTATGCGATGAAGCTGTATCAGCACTGGATGCATCGATTCAGGCACAGATCCTTAACTTGCTCAGGCAGCTTCGGAGAGAGCAAGGGATCACATTTATTTTTATTGCTCACGGTTTAGCCTCCGTCAAATTTGTCAGCGATAAAATCGCAGTCATGTATCTTGGCAAAATTGTAGAGATGGCTGACAAAAATGATTTGTTCAGCCACCCAAGGCATCCATACACCCAATCCCTGCTGTCAGCGATACCTGTATCGCATCCAAGGGATAAAAAGCAGCGAATCGTGCTGCAGGGGGATGTCCCAAGCCCATCGAACCCACCCCGAGGCTGCAGATTTCATACAAGATGTCCGATAGCGCAGGAAATTTGCCGGAATCAGTCCCCTGAACTCAGTGAACTCACAGCAGGTCACATGGTATCGTGTCACTTTCCTTTATAA